The Corynebacterium tuberculostearicum genome window below encodes:
- a CDS encoding Fpg/Nei family DNA glycosylase produces MPEGDSVLQLSNRLQFMAGREVTGCSVRVPRYATVHLEGMVCERVWPYGKHLFMQFDQTIVHTHLKMEGTWAIHYAGDRWRKPGHTARIVLQLANAPRDIEVVGHQLGFVDIYPADHYHQRIARLGPDILDPHWDREESLRRLNARPQRAIGAALLDQKVVAGIGNEYRAEACFLSGVHPATPVSEVDTARILDISRRIMWANRTSPVRVTTGVRRAGETTYVFGRNRKRCRRCGTFITKGVLGGVDAGGDEGELERIIWWCPYCQPLHPAQ; encoded by the coding sequence ATGCCCGAAGGCGATTCCGTCCTGCAGCTATCCAACCGCCTGCAGTTCATGGCCGGACGCGAGGTTACCGGCTGTTCCGTGCGCGTACCGCGCTATGCCACCGTGCATCTAGAAGGCATGGTGTGCGAGCGCGTCTGGCCTTATGGCAAGCACCTCTTCATGCAATTCGACCAGACCATCGTGCACACCCACCTCAAGATGGAAGGCACCTGGGCCATCCATTACGCAGGCGACCGCTGGCGCAAACCCGGACATACCGCGCGCATCGTCCTGCAGCTAGCCAACGCCCCGCGCGATATTGAGGTCGTAGGTCACCAGCTGGGCTTCGTGGATATCTATCCCGCCGACCACTACCACCAGCGCATCGCGCGCCTCGGTCCGGATATCCTCGACCCCCACTGGGACCGCGAGGAATCCCTGCGCCGGCTTAATGCCCGGCCCCAGCGCGCCATCGGCGCGGCGCTGCTCGACCAAAAGGTCGTCGCCGGCATCGGCAATGAATACCGCGCCGAGGCCTGTTTCCTATCGGGGGTCCACCCGGCCACACCAGTATCCGAGGTGGATACCGCCCGCATCCTCGACATCTCTCGGCGCATCATGTGGGCCAACCGCACTTCCCCGGTGCGCGTAACCACCGGCGTGCGCCGCGCCGGGGAGACGACCTATGTCTTCGGCCGCAACCGCAAGCGCTGCCGCCGCTGCGGCACCTTCATTACCAAGGGAGTGCTTGGTGGCGTGGATGCCGGCGGCGATGAAGGCGAACTCGAGCGCATCATCTGGTGGTGCCCGTACTGCCAGCCGCTTCACCCCGCGCAATAA
- a CDS encoding YccF domain-containing protein, which translates to MRTFLNIVWFITGGFLLALAYFLFGIIACIFIVTIPAGVASFRMANFALWPFGRSVVQPVKGSGSMSTFSNIVWFVVAGLWLAIGHVTTAAAQVVTIVGIPAALANLKMIPVTCFPFGRRIVNSEDIPFGWEPMVKL; encoded by the coding sequence ATGCGTACCTTTCTTAACATCGTTTGGTTTATCACCGGCGGGTTCCTCCTAGCCCTTGCCTATTTCCTCTTTGGCATTATTGCCTGCATCTTCATCGTCACCATTCCAGCGGGCGTGGCGTCGTTCCGCATGGCTAATTTCGCCCTGTGGCCATTTGGCCGCTCGGTAGTGCAGCCGGTCAAGGGCAGCGGCTCCATGTCCACCTTCTCCAATATCGTCTGGTTCGTGGTCGCCGGCCTGTGGCTGGCCATTGGCCACGTCACCACCGCGGCGGCACAGGTAGTGACCATCGTGGGCATCCCGGCCGCGCTGGCCAACCTGAAGATGATCCCGGTGACTTGCTTCCCGTTCGGCCGCCGGATTGTGAACTCGGAGGACATTCCCTTCGGCTGGGAGCCGATGGTTAAGCTCTAA
- the pgi gene encoding glucose-6-phosphate isomerase, with protein sequence MDITASAQWSELAKVYEDKKDLNLHELFAADADRARNFTFDAAGLHVDLSKNLIDGDIVKQLVEVAKAADLEARRDAMFAGEHINNTEDRAVLHTALRIPAEDDLTVDGQDVAADVHEVLGRMRDFATALRSGAWLGHTGHTIKKVVNIGIGGSDLGPAMAAKALRSYEVAGISAEFVSNVDPADMAATLDGLDAESTLFIIASKTFTTQETLTNAHAARRWLIEQFDGDESAVAKHFVAVSTNAEKVAEFGIDTENMFPFWNWVGGRYSVDCAIGLSLMCTIGPMDFMRFLEGFHAMDEHFRTTPLEENVPALMGLLGVWYTNFFGAQTHAVLPYSQDLGRFPAYLQQLTMESNGKSVRRDGTAVTAPSTGEIYWGEPGTNGQHAFFQLMHQGTRLIPADFIGFARPKQDFPTADGSGSMHDLLMGNFFAQTKVLAFGKTAEEIAAEGVDEAVVPHKVMPGNRPTTTILAEELTPAVLGALIALYEHIVFTQGVIWDINSFDQWGVELGKQQANDLAPAVSGAEAADSGDQSTDELIGWYRSNR encoded by the coding sequence ATGGATATCACCGCATCTGCCCAGTGGAGCGAGCTCGCGAAGGTATATGAGGACAAAAAGGACCTCAACCTCCACGAGCTTTTTGCCGCCGATGCAGACCGCGCCCGCAACTTCACCTTCGACGCCGCCGGGCTGCACGTGGATCTGTCGAAGAACCTGATCGACGGGGACATCGTCAAGCAGCTGGTTGAGGTAGCCAAGGCCGCCGACCTTGAGGCCCGCCGCGACGCCATGTTCGCCGGCGAGCACATCAATAACACCGAGGACCGCGCCGTGCTGCATACCGCGCTGCGCATCCCGGCCGAAGATGACTTGACCGTTGACGGCCAGGATGTTGCCGCCGATGTCCACGAGGTCTTGGGCCGCATGCGTGATTTTGCCACCGCGCTGCGCTCCGGCGCTTGGCTGGGGCATACCGGCCACACCATTAAAAAGGTAGTCAACATCGGCATTGGTGGCTCCGACCTTGGTCCGGCCATGGCGGCCAAGGCACTTCGCTCCTATGAGGTCGCTGGCATCTCGGCCGAGTTCGTCTCCAACGTTGACCCGGCCGATATGGCCGCCACGCTCGATGGCCTGGATGCAGAATCTACCCTATTCATCATCGCCTCCAAGACGTTTACCACTCAGGAAACGCTGACCAATGCGCACGCCGCGCGCCGCTGGCTCATCGAGCAATTCGATGGTGATGAATCCGCCGTGGCCAAGCACTTCGTCGCCGTATCCACCAACGCGGAGAAGGTAGCCGAGTTCGGCATCGATACCGAGAACATGTTCCCGTTCTGGAACTGGGTCGGCGGTCGCTACTCCGTGGATTGCGCCATCGGCCTGTCCCTCATGTGCACCATCGGCCCGATGGACTTCATGCGCTTCCTCGAGGGCTTCCACGCCATGGACGAGCACTTCCGCACCACCCCACTGGAAGAAAATGTCCCGGCGCTCATGGGCCTCCTCGGCGTTTGGTACACCAACTTCTTCGGCGCCCAGACCCACGCCGTGCTGCCCTACTCGCAGGACCTTGGCCGCTTCCCGGCCTACCTGCAGCAGCTGACCATGGAATCCAATGGCAAGTCCGTGCGCCGCGATGGCACCGCGGTTACCGCCCCATCCACCGGGGAAATCTACTGGGGCGAGCCGGGCACCAATGGCCAGCACGCCTTCTTCCAGCTCATGCACCAGGGCACGCGCCTCATCCCGGCGGACTTCATCGGCTTTGCCCGCCCGAAGCAGGACTTCCCCACCGCCGATGGCTCCGGCTCCATGCATGACCTGCTCATGGGCAACTTCTTTGCCCAGACCAAGGTACTGGCCTTTGGCAAGACCGCAGAGGAAATCGCGGCCGAAGGCGTAGACGAGGCCGTCGTGCCGCACAAGGTCATGCCGGGCAATCGCCCAACCACCACCATCCTGGCCGAGGAGCTCACCCCCGCCGTGCTCGGCGCGCTCATCGCCCTCTACGAGCACATCGTGTTTACCCAGGGCGTTATCTGGGATATCAACTCCTTCGACCAGTGGGGCGTGGAGCTGGGCAAGCAGCAGGCCAATGACCTGGCCCCGGCCGTCTCCGGCGCTGAGGCTGCCGACTCCGGCGACCAGTCCACCGATGAGCTCATCGGTTGGTACCGCTCCAACCGCTAA